In a single window of the Myxococcales bacterium genome:
- a CDS encoding chromosome segregation protein SMC, whose protein sequence is MRIKRVEVIGFKSFCDRAVINIAQPITAVVGPNGCGKSNIVDAIRWCMGEQSAKHLRGKAMEDVIFAGSETRGPAPMAEVSLTFDDVGFSHETLAASLQSDEAAAEAALAQVDAVPDPDASLLDPDALELDGALDPDGGLREPDAATLDPDAVVRETAAVAEVLDVEAGAAAAVDPATGEPAVLVDADGQIVPSATAEVRDLLADEPPAIDFTQYTEVTITRRLYRDGTSHYLINKVPCRLRDVTDFFLGTGVGTKAYAIIEQGRIGQIVSSRPQDRRQIIEEAAGITKFKSKKKAAEKKLDQTKQNLLRISDIVAELDKRMGTLRRQAQKAERYRAYKQELRDLDLWKASHRFLELRADTAAVSERLTEAETERVGVRAEYDAKDAAVIAERAELALEERRIATLQEQLYELDNRLRLTESKIGFETREAGELEQRAIDAAAERERLIAQRADGEVELAARVTERDGLADEVAAGDEAVRAAEGATTDARQSLAEAQSSLDRARGQVATARADEAKAEAQAEALVRRREESDRRLARVTDELAQVSERLHEVERDSQRAVDAIAALRQTRLDLGNQAETWEARQELLAEQVASGESRVEMLRTETHRRRSRLQSLVEIQERYEGFARGTRAVMQRSDEIAARANGSIRGLVADVVRAPETLELAVEAALGDRLGGVLVDDAGVGVAAIGYLKSASAGRSAFVPVPELQAAPAVDLAVADADRVGASSWQVPSGDDAQMVVEDRTAITGAVAAVGVDGVLGRLVDLVGLAEGYAGVAHSLFGDAVVVDSLERAVALHQAGAATTLVTIDGDLVDARGVVAGGSRDAQGAGVLGQKREIRELEEIVAQLEGELTEATATLVTAKTELRQVEKALEGLRREAHQGDLAIMSQEKDAARLRGEHDRIRDRATQLGAERVELDERLATMGREHDEIAARAADAKDRCDQFERTQLGLIEGVTAGRDRVDAVQLELTSARVRAAQLGEKRAGIEASIRALTSSARELGTRIERIDANLASSQVRIAELRTDAATLTDELGGLRERRHELAVEFEDGRRGYDERLQAMASVEIEVRDLRTRAERLAAEVTQLEIRAANLASAYQTLVAATHERYQLELLDVVPDYHQRGVLTENHDDRATELRELLDKMSGDINLTAIDEYGEVAKRHEFLTAQQGDLENAVDQLEKAIDKINKTSRRLFKEAYTAINTTFKEVFPRLFRGGQAHLSLSTGKDGAELDILEAGVEIFAQPPGKKNSTVDQLSGGEKALTAVALVFSIFLIKPSPFCILDEVDAPLDEANVDRYNEIVREMTDRSQFIVISHNKRTMESADNLYGVTMQEAGVSKLVSVNLAKLGKAQAAA, encoded by the coding sequence ATGCGTATCAAGCGGGTCGAAGTCATCGGGTTCAAGTCGTTCTGCGATCGCGCGGTCATCAACATCGCGCAGCCGATCACCGCCGTCGTTGGTCCCAACGGCTGCGGCAAGTCGAACATCGTCGACGCCATCCGCTGGTGCATGGGCGAGCAGTCGGCCAAGCACCTGCGCGGCAAGGCCATGGAGGACGTCATCTTCGCGGGCTCCGAGACCCGCGGGCCGGCGCCGATGGCCGAGGTGTCGCTGACGTTCGACGACGTCGGGTTCTCCCACGAGACCCTGGCGGCGTCGCTGCAGAGCGACGAGGCCGCGGCCGAGGCCGCGCTGGCCCAGGTCGACGCGGTGCCGGATCCGGACGCGAGCCTGCTCGATCCCGACGCCCTCGAGCTCGACGGCGCGCTCGATCCCGACGGGGGCCTGCGCGAGCCCGACGCGGCCACGCTCGATCCCGACGCGGTGGTGCGCGAGACCGCGGCGGTCGCGGAGGTGCTCGACGTCGAGGCCGGCGCCGCCGCGGCCGTCGATCCGGCGACCGGCGAGCCCGCGGTCCTGGTCGACGCCGACGGGCAGATCGTGCCCTCGGCCACGGCCGAGGTCCGCGACCTGCTGGCCGACGAGCCGCCCGCGATCGACTTCACGCAGTACACCGAGGTGACGATCACCCGCCGGCTCTACCGCGACGGCACCTCGCACTACTTGATCAACAAGGTGCCGTGTCGCCTGCGCGACGTCACCGACTTCTTCCTCGGCACCGGCGTCGGCACCAAGGCCTACGCGATCATCGAGCAGGGCCGGATCGGCCAGATCGTCTCGTCGCGGCCCCAGGATCGGCGCCAGATCATCGAGGAGGCCGCCGGCATCACCAAGTTCAAGAGCAAGAAGAAGGCGGCCGAGAAGAAGCTCGATCAGACCAAGCAGAACCTGCTGCGCATCTCGGACATCGTCGCCGAGCTCGACAAGCGCATGGGCACGCTGCGGCGCCAGGCCCAGAAGGCCGAGCGCTACCGCGCCTACAAGCAGGAGCTGCGCGACCTCGATCTCTGGAAGGCCTCGCACCGGTTCCTCGAGCTGCGCGCCGACACCGCGGCGGTCAGCGAGCGCCTGACCGAGGCCGAGACCGAGCGCGTCGGCGTCCGCGCCGAGTACGACGCCAAGGACGCGGCGGTGATCGCCGAGCGGGCCGAGCTGGCGCTCGAGGAGCGCCGGATCGCGACCTTGCAGGAGCAGCTCTACGAGCTCGACAACCGCCTGCGCCTGACCGAGTCCAAGATCGGGTTCGAGACCCGCGAGGCCGGCGAGCTCGAGCAGCGCGCGATCGACGCGGCCGCCGAGCGCGAGCGCCTGATCGCCCAGCGCGCCGACGGCGAGGTCGAGCTGGCCGCGCGCGTCACCGAGCGGGACGGCCTGGCCGACGAGGTCGCCGCCGGCGACGAGGCCGTGCGCGCCGCCGAGGGCGCGACCACCGACGCCCGCCAGAGCCTGGCCGAGGCCCAGTCGAGCCTCGATCGCGCCCGCGGGCAGGTCGCGACCGCCCGCGCCGACGAGGCCAAGGCCGAGGCCCAGGCCGAGGCGCTGGTCCGCCGCCGCGAGGAGAGCGACCGCCGCCTGGCCCGGGTCACCGACGAGCTGGCCCAGGTGTCCGAGCGCCTGCACGAGGTCGAGCGCGACAGCCAGCGCGCCGTCGACGCCATCGCGGCCCTGCGCCAGACCCGGCTCGATCTCGGCAACCAGGCCGAGACCTGGGAGGCGCGCCAGGAGCTCCTCGCCGAGCAGGTCGCGAGCGGCGAGTCCCGGGTCGAGATGCTGCGGACCGAGACCCACCGCCGGCGGTCCCGCCTGCAGTCGCTGGTCGAGATCCAGGAGCGCTACGAGGGCTTCGCCCGCGGCACGCGCGCGGTCATGCAGCGCTCCGACGAGATCGCCGCCCGCGCCAACGGCAGCATCCGCGGCCTCGTGGCCGACGTCGTGCGCGCGCCCGAGACCCTCGAGCTGGCGGTCGAGGCCGCGCTGGGCGATCGCCTCGGCGGCGTCCTGGTCGACGACGCCGGCGTCGGGGTCGCGGCCATCGGCTACCTGAAGAGCGCGTCGGCCGGGCGCTCGGCGTTCGTGCCGGTGCCCGAGCTCCAGGCCGCGCCCGCGGTCGACCTGGCCGTGGCCGACGCCGATCGGGTCGGCGCGTCGAGCTGGCAGGTCCCGTCGGGCGACGACGCCCAGATGGTGGTCGAGGATCGCACCGCGATCACCGGCGCGGTCGCGGCCGTCGGCGTCGACGGCGTGCTCGGGCGCCTGGTCGATCTGGTCGGGCTGGCCGAGGGCTACGCCGGCGTGGCCCACAGCCTGTTCGGCGACGCGGTCGTGGTCGACTCGCTCGAGCGCGCGGTCGCGCTGCACCAGGCCGGCGCCGCCACGACGCTGGTCACCATCGACGGTGACCTGGTCGACGCCCGTGGCGTCGTGGCCGGCGGCTCGCGCGACGCCCAGGGCGCCGGCGTGCTCGGCCAGAAGCGCGAGATCCGCGAGCTCGAGGAGATCGTCGCCCAGCTCGAGGGCGAGCTGACCGAGGCCACCGCGACCCTGGTCACCGCCAAGACCGAGCTGCGCCAGGTCGAGAAGGCCCTCGAGGGCCTCCGGCGCGAGGCCCACCAGGGCGACCTGGCGATCATGAGCCAGGAGAAGGACGCGGCGCGGCTGCGCGGCGAGCACGACCGGATCCGCGATCGCGCGACCCAGCTCGGCGCCGAGCGGGTCGAGCTCGACGAGCGCCTCGCGACCATGGGCCGCGAGCACGACGAGATCGCCGCCCGGGCCGCCGACGCCAAGGACCGCTGCGACCAGTTCGAGCGCACCCAGCTCGGCCTGATCGAGGGCGTCACGGCCGGGCGCGATCGGGTCGACGCGGTCCAGCTCGAGCTGACCTCGGCCCGGGTCCGGGCCGCCCAGCTCGGCGAGAAGCGCGCCGGCATCGAGGCGTCGATCCGCGCGCTGACCTCGAGCGCGCGCGAGCTCGGCACCCGGATCGAGCGCATCGACGCCAACCTGGCCTCGAGCCAGGTCCGGATCGCCGAGCTGCGCACCGACGCGGCCACGCTGACCGACGAGCTCGGCGGGCTGCGCGAGCGGCGCCACGAGCTGGCGGTCGAGTTCGAGGACGGCCGGCGCGGCTACGACGAGCGCCTGCAGGCGATGGCCTCGGTCGAGATCGAGGTCCGCGACCTGCGGACCCGGGCCGAGCGCCTGGCCGCCGAGGTCACGCAGCTCGAGATCCGCGCGGCCAACCTGGCCAGCGCGTACCAGACGCTGGTCGCGGCCACCCACGAGCGCTACCAGCTCGAGCTGCTCGACGTCGTGCCCGACTACCACCAGCGCGGCGTGCTGACCGAAAACCACGACGACCGCGCGACCGAGCTGCGCGAGCTGCTCGACAAGATGAGCGGCGACATCAACCTGACGGCGATCGACGAGTACGGCGAGGTGGCCAAGCGCCACGAGTTCCTGACCGCGCAGCAGGGCGACCTCGAGAACGCGGTCGACCAGCTCGAGAAGGCGATCGACAAGATCAACAAGACCTCGCGCCGGCTGTTCAAGGAGGCCTACACGGCGATCAACACCACCTTCAAGGAGGTGTTCCCGCGCCTGTTCCGCGGCGGCCAGGCCCACCTGTCGCTGTCGACCGGCAAGGACGGCGCCGAGCTCGACATCCTCGAGGCCGGCGTCGAGATCTTCGCGCAGCCGCCCGGCAAGAAGAACTCGACCGTCGACCAGCTCTCGGGCGGCGAGAAGGCCCTGACCGCGGTCGCGCTGGTGTTCTCGATCTTCCTGATCAAGCCGTCGCCGTTCTGCATCCTCGACGAGGTCGACGCGCCGCTCGACGAGGCCAACGTCGATCGCTACAACGAGATCGTGCGCGAGATGACCGACCGGTCGCAGTTCATCGTCATCTCGCACAACAAGCGCACGATGGAGTCCGCCGACAACCTGTACGGCGTGACGATGCAGGAGGCGGGCGTGTCGAAGCTGGTGAGCGTGAACCTGGCGAAGCTGGGCAAGGCCCAGGCCGCGGCGTAG
- a CDS encoding four helix bundle protein, which produces MLDAQQVTLELITVLRSIVEEVRRCSPDLAEQLRRAATSVALNLAEGTRRSGRDKRRVYRIAAAEAQEVKSALAVAAAWGYVAPDSIAPALALAERVGAMTYRLGR; this is translated from the coding sequence ATGCTCGATGCACAGCAGGTCACGCTCGAACTCATCACGGTGCTCAGGTCGATCGTCGAGGAAGTGCGCCGGTGCTCGCCGGATCTGGCGGAGCAACTCCGGCGCGCCGCGACCTCGGTGGCGCTGAACCTGGCCGAGGGCACGCGGCGGAGCGGCCGGGACAAGCGCCGCGTGTACCGGATCGCCGCGGCCGAGGCCCAGGAGGTCAAGAGCGCGCTCGCGGTGGCCGCCGCCTGGGGCTACGTAGCGCCCGACTCGATCGCGCCGGCGCTGGCGCTCGCCGAGCGCGTCGGCGCGATGACCTACCGGCTCGGGCGGTAG
- a CDS encoding Crp/Fnr family transcriptional regulator, whose amino-acid sequence MLGRATVNPEDPARIRASIARAHLFAALPISAIEDLSQRVAVRRIAAGAAVVSQDEPGDAVFVVMSGRVKVVLCGESGREVTLSILRPGDSFGEMSLFDGGSRSATCIAFEPTSVLALSRDDLMRHIAAHPRTAMNLLGEMARRLRKADESIAQLALCDVNERLIHRLVGLAREEGSSSSEGLVVRRRPTQQELANMIGSCRETISRAFNQLARDGLIIARGRALIVTPALIERSERKRAA is encoded by the coding sequence GTGCTCGGACGGGCGACGGTGAACCCCGAGGATCCCGCGCGGATCCGGGCGTCGATCGCGCGCGCGCACCTGTTCGCCGCGCTCCCCATCTCGGCCATCGAGGATCTGTCGCAGCGGGTCGCCGTTCGGCGGATCGCCGCGGGCGCCGCGGTGGTGTCGCAGGACGAGCCGGGCGACGCGGTGTTCGTCGTGATGTCTGGGCGGGTCAAGGTCGTCCTGTGCGGCGAGAGCGGCCGCGAGGTCACGCTGTCGATCCTGCGGCCCGGCGACTCGTTCGGCGAGATGTCGCTCTTCGACGGTGGCAGCCGGTCGGCGACCTGCATCGCCTTCGAGCCCACGTCGGTGCTGGCCCTGTCGCGCGACGACCTGATGCGGCACATCGCGGCCCACCCGCGCACCGCGATGAACCTGCTCGGTGAGATGGCGCGGCGCCTGCGCAAGGCCGACGAGTCGATCGCGCAGCTGGCGCTGTGCGACGTCAACGAGCGCCTCATCCATCGCCTCGTCGGCCTGGCCCGCGAGGAGGGCTCGAGCAGCAGCGAGGGCCTGGTCGTGCGCCGTCGCCCGACCCAGCAGGAGCTCGCCAACATGATCGGTTCGTGCCGCGAGACCATCTCGCGCGCGTTCAACCAGCTGGCCCGCGACGGCCTGATCATCGCGCGCGGTCGGGCGCTGATCGTGACGCCGGCGCTGATCGAGCGCTCGGAGCGCAAGAGGGCCGCGTAG
- the alr gene encoding alanine racemase codes for MPESPARSVAASSVSATGVGIRPTAIEVDLAALADNARAIAALTGSKVCAVVKADAYGHGAPAVARALEGARAVAGFAVSLVEEGVQLRDAGVRAPIMIMGPAQAGGGDEMAGRDLTPVVSSPGDLAELATVARRRQRRLAVHVKVDTGMSRLGLTVDELADLVTRARPSGLDVVGVMTHLANADVEDPADPDATTWRQLDRFDDAIALVRAAGAPVEICHAANSSGAMLFPRARRDLVRVGLALYGNGHWATDAALPQPRRPGLRFVTHVAQVRQVAAGAHVGYGGLGVVTRPSVVAVLPVGYADGLPRRVTGHGQVLVAGRRCPLLGAVSMDIAIADVTDLPGVVVGDEVVLLGPGSGRFGADHVRTAELAAWAGLSEYEVTCGISKRVPRLTT; via the coding sequence GTGCCGGAGTCACCCGCCAGGTCGGTCGCCGCGTCGTCGGTCTCGGCCACCGGCGTCGGGATCCGGCCGACGGCCATCGAGGTCGACCTGGCGGCGCTGGCCGACAACGCCCGCGCGATCGCCGCGCTGACCGGGAGCAAGGTCTGCGCGGTGGTCAAGGCCGACGCCTACGGCCACGGCGCGCCCGCGGTGGCGCGCGCGCTCGAGGGGGCGCGGGCGGTGGCCGGGTTCGCGGTCAGCCTCGTCGAGGAAGGCGTGCAGCTCCGCGACGCCGGCGTGCGCGCGCCGATCATGATCATGGGCCCGGCCCAGGCCGGCGGCGGCGACGAGATGGCCGGCCGTGACCTCACCCCGGTGGTGTCGTCGCCAGGCGATCTGGCCGAGCTCGCGACGGTCGCGCGCCGGCGGCAGCGGCGCCTGGCCGTCCACGTCAAGGTCGACACCGGCATGAGCCGTCTCGGGCTCACCGTCGACGAGCTGGCCGACCTCGTGACCCGCGCGCGCCCGAGCGGCCTCGACGTCGTCGGCGTCATGACCCACCTGGCCAACGCCGACGTCGAGGACCCGGCCGATCCCGACGCGACCACCTGGCGGCAGCTCGATCGGTTCGACGACGCCATCGCGCTGGTGCGGGCGGCCGGCGCGCCGGTCGAGATCTGCCACGCCGCCAACAGCTCGGGCGCGATGCTGTTCCCGCGCGCGCGCCGCGACCTGGTGCGGGTCGGCCTGGCCCTGTACGGCAACGGCCACTGGGCCACCGACGCCGCGCTGCCGCAGCCGCGGCGCCCCGGGCTGCGGTTCGTCACCCACGTCGCGCAGGTGCGGCAGGTCGCGGCCGGCGCCCACGTCGGGTACGGCGGCCTGGGCGTCGTCACCCGGCCGAGCGTGGTCGCGGTCCTGCCGGTCGGGTACGCCGACGGGCTGCCGCGGCGGGTCACCGGCCACGGCCAGGTGCTGGTCGCTGGGCGGCGGTGCCCGCTGCTGGGCGCGGTGTCGATGGACATCGCGATCGCCGACGTGACCGACCTGCCGGGCGTGGTCGTCGGCGACGAGGTCGTGCTGCTCGGTCCGGGATCCGGACGGTTCGGCGCCGACCACGTCCGCACCGCCGAGCTCGCGGCCTGGGCCGGGCTGTCGGAGTACGAGGTCACGTGCGGGATCTCGAAGCGCGTGCCGAGGCTGACCACGTGA